From the Cryptomeria japonica chromosome 2, Sugi_1.0, whole genome shotgun sequence genome, one window contains:
- the LOC131028236 gene encoding RING-H2 finger protein ATL64 has translation MATSVYPSSRRLNKEDHYSSKAIKVFNNKLFVTSVFIVTVIIFMAAVTTFVLCFKRRCTRRLPLESEDNSLALPPLPQKKPVAQSFPVFVYERKNYNEQGLECPICLSEFEEKEKGRILPACNHSFHVDCIDRWFESQSTCPICRANAQVETPTAVVVMVDT, from the coding sequence ATGGCTACTTCAGTTTATCCTTCTTCCCGTCGGCTAAACAAAGAGGATCACTACAGCTCCAAGGCGATCAAAGTTTTCAATAATAAACTGTTTGTAACCTCTGTATTTATCGTCACTGTGATTATCTTCATGGCTGCTGTCACAACTTTTGTACTCTGCTTCAAACGACGCTGCACTCGTCGACTGCCATTGGAAAGCGAAGATAACTCCCTCGCCCTTCCGCCTCTTCCCCAGAAAAAACCAGTCGCACAAAGTTTTCCTGTGTTTGTGTATGAGCGTAAGAATTATAATGAGCAGGGGCTGGAATGCCCGATTTGTTTGAGTGAGTttgaagagaaagagaagggaAGAATTCTGCCTGCGTGTAATCATAGCTTCCATGTCGACTGCATCGACAGGTGGTTTGAATCGCAGTCGACATGCCCGATTTGTCGAGCCAATGCCCAAGTCGAGACACCAACGGCCGTCGTTGTCATGGTCGACACGTAA